A genomic window from Vigna radiata var. radiata cultivar VC1973A chromosome 2, Vradiata_ver6, whole genome shotgun sequence includes:
- the LOC106756547 gene encoding T-complex protein 1 subunit beta → MAIDRIFKDEASEEKGERARMASFVGAMAIADLVKTTLGPKGMDKILQSTGRGREVTVTNDGATILKSLHIDNPAAKVLVDISKVQDDEVGDGTTSVVVLAGELLREAEKLVATKIHPMTIISGFRMAAECAQNALLEKVVDNKADSEKFRSDLLNIAMTTLSSKILSQDKEHFANLAVDAVMRLKGSTNLESIQIIKKPGGSLKDSFLDEGFILDKKIGIGQPKRIENAKILVANTAMDTDKVKIYGARVRVDSMARVAQIETAEKEKMREKVQKIIGHGINCFVNRQLIYNFPEELFADAGILAIEHADFDGIERLALVTGGEIASTFDNPESVKLGHCDLIEEIMIGEDKLIHFSGVAMGQACTIVLRGASHHVLDEAERSLHDALCVLSQTVNDSRVLLGGGWPEMVMAKEVDALAKKTPGKRSLAIEAFSRALLAIPTIIADNAGLDSAELISQLRAEHQKEGCTAGIDVISGSVGDMAERGICEAFKVKQAVLLSSTEAAEMILRVDEIITCAPRRREDRM, encoded by the exons ATGGCG ATTGATAGAATTTTTAAAGATGAAGCCAGTGAAGAAAAAGGGGAGCGGGCCAGAATG GCTTCTTTTGTTGGGGCCATGGCTATTGCTGACTTGGTCAAGACAACCTTAGGACCAAAGGGAATG GATAAAATTTTGCAGTCTACAGGTAGAGGACGTGAAGTTACTGTCACTAATGATGGGGCTACAATTTTGAAGTCCCTCCATATTGATAATCCAGCTGCTAAAGTCCTTGTGG ACATATCAAAAGTACAAGATGATGAAGTTGGGGATGGAACCACCTCTGTTGTTGTTTTGGCTGGTGAACTTTTAAGGGAGGCAGAAAAGCTGGTTGCTACCAAGATTCATCCAATGACAATAATATCAG GTTTCCGAATGGCAGCAGAGTGTGCTCAGAATGCTTTGTTAGAGAAGGTTGTGGACAACAAAGCTGATTCTG AGAAATTCAGGTCAGACTTACTGAACATTGCAATGACAACTTTGAGCTCCAAGATTCTTTCACAGGACAAGGAGCATTTTGCAAATTTAGCTGTGGATGCTGTAATGAGGCTAAAG GGAAGCACTAATTTAGAATCTATCCAGATTATTAAAAAACCCGGAGGCTCATTGAAGGATTCATTCTTAGATGAAGG ATTCATTCTTGACAAGAAAATCGGTATTGGACAACCCAAACGGATTGAGAATGCAAAGATACTGGTGGCCAACACTGCCATGGATACAGACAAAGTGAAGATATATGGTGCACGTGTTCGTGTTGATTCTATGGCCAGAGTTGCTCAGATTGAAACAgctgagaaagaaaaaatgagagaaaaggtGCAGAAGATAATAGGTCATGGTATCAACTGTTTTGTTAACAGGCAGTTAATTTACAATTTTCCAGAGGAGCTCTTTGCTGATGCGGGGATATTGGCTATTGAGCATGCTGATTTTGATGGTATTGAGCGTCTGGCTCTGGTAACCGGTGGTGAAATTGCATCAACCTTTGACAATCCCGAGTCCGTTAAGCTTGGGCATTGTGACCTTATTGAGGAGATTATGATTGGCGAGGATAAACTGATTCATTTCTCTGGTGTTGCTATGGGTCAGGCCTGTACAATAGTTCTGAGAGGTGCCAG CCACCATGTTCTCGATGAGGCTGAGAGGTCATTGCATGATGCCCTGTGTGTGCTATCACAGACTGTGAATGACAGCAGAGTGTTGCTAGGAGGTGGGTGGCCGGAGATGGTGATGGCAAAGGAAGTGgatgcattggctaagaaaacTCCTGGAAAGAGGTCTCTTGCTATTGAGGCATTCTCCCGTGCACTCTTGGCTATTCCAACAATCATTGCTGATAATGCTGGTTTGGACAGTGCTGAGTTGATTTCTCAGCTCCGTGCAGAGCATCAGAAGGAGGGATGTACTGCAGGAATTGATGTTATTTCTGGTTCT GTTGGAGACATGGCTGAAAGGGGTATATGCGAAGCATTCAAAGTCAAACAAGCTGTGTTGCTATCTTCAACAGAGGCAGCTGAGATGATCCTCAGAGTTGACGAAATCATCACATGTGCTCCAAGGAGAAGAGAAGATAGAATGTAA
- the LOC106779802 gene encoding alcohol-forming fatty acyl-CoA reductase-like: protein MEFGSAQNFLEGKAILVMGATVLSKDLFRVLRGMWGADFVSFISEKVLAVGGDVSVENLGVKDTKLREKLLEETDIIINSAATTKFYERLDVAMGINTMGALNVLNFAKNCSKLQMLLHVSTAYVCAMGEQILMNMKGDIPLIIARPTVILSTYSELFPGWIEGVRTLDLFVVMYGKGKLTRSIGRRSTIIDAIPADMVINSMIVALEACSKSSSKTLIYHIGSSLRNPFRISDLEDLAHQYFTKHPLTDMYGKPVAVPKKITWMSSVSSFDRYINIRYMLALKGLNVMNKMCCYSHEAFHNESKQKVKKMMGIMRLYKPYVLFDGIFDDKNAENLRMTKMKGKDDDDVGRFNFDPTTIDWTPYMLNTHIPGLVKYGVK, encoded by the exons ATGGAGTTTGGAAGTGCTCAGAACTTTCTAGAGGGCAAAGCCATTTTAGTCATGGGTGCAACG GTTCTGTCGAAGGATTTGTTCAGGGTGCTACGAGGAATGTGGGGAGCAGATTTTGTCTCCTTCATATCTGAGAAGGTGTTGGCTGTCGGTGGAGATGTTTCTGTTGAGAACTTGGGAGTCAAAGACACAAAGCTGAGGGAAAAGTTGTTGGAAGAGACAGACATCATAATAAATTCTGCTGCTACTACCAAGTTTTATGAGag ATTGGATGTTGCTATGGGGATTAATACGATGGGTGCTCTTAATGTTCTGAACTTTGCCAAGAACTGTAGTAAATTACAAATGCTTCTTCATGTATCGACAG cTTACGTATGCG caatgggGGAACAGATTTTGATGAACATGAAAGGTGATATACCATTGATCATTGCACGCCCCACCGTAATACTCAGCACTTACTCTGAACTATTTCCTGGTTGGATTGAAGGTGTCAg AACTTTGGACCTCTTTGTTGTGATGTACGGTAAAGGAAAGTTAACAAGAAGCATTGGTCGTCGGAGTACAATTATAGATGCG ATACCTGCAGACATGGTGATAAACTCCATGATAGTAGCACTGGAGGCTTGTTCAAAGAGTTCTTCAAAGACATTGATTTATCATATTGGTTCTTCACTGAGAAATCCATTCAGAATTTCTGATCTTGAGGACTTGGCCCATCAATACTTTACAAAACATCCTTTGACAGACATGTATGGAAAACCAGTGGCTGTTCCCAAGAAAATTACGTGGATGTCTAGTGTGAGTTCATTTGACAGATACATCAACATTCGGTACATGCTAGCTCTCAAG GGATTGAACGTGATGAACAAAATGTGCTGCTACAGTCACGAGGCATTTCACAATGAAAGTAAACAGAAAGTGAAAAAGATGATGGGAATAATGAGACTTTATAAACCTTATGTCCTCTTTGATGGAAT CTTCGATGACAAGAACGCAGAAAATTTAAGGATGACAAAAATGAAGGGAAAAGATGACGATGATGTTGGAAGATTTAACTTTGATCCCACAACCATTGATTGGACTCCTTATATGTTAAACACTCACATTCCTGGACTTGTGAAGTATGGTGTCAAGTAA